The Devosia sp. YIM 151766 genome includes a region encoding these proteins:
- a CDS encoding RNA pyrophosphohydrolase, whose product MSSRPDRESLPYRDCVGIAVFNPQGKVFIGHRKAEGDPDQSARLGHAWQMPQGGIDKGEDPLRAALRELHEETSITSVSLLAEAPEWIYYDLPEALLGTSFKGGYRGQRQRWFAFAFTGSEDEIEVDAPGGGKFAAEFNAWRWENLSHTPSLIVPFKRQAYEKVAAAFADIPRRFAPPQP is encoded by the coding sequence ATGTCCAGCCGGCCCGACCGTGAATCCCTGCCCTATCGCGATTGCGTGGGCATTGCCGTGTTCAATCCCCAAGGCAAGGTCTTTATCGGCCACCGCAAGGCCGAGGGCGATCCCGATCAGTCGGCCAGGCTCGGCCATGCCTGGCAAATGCCCCAGGGCGGCATCGACAAGGGCGAGGACCCGCTGCGCGCCGCGCTGCGCGAACTGCACGAGGAAACCAGCATCACCTCGGTCAGCCTCCTGGCCGAGGCGCCCGAATGGATCTATTACGACCTGCCCGAGGCGCTGTTGGGCACCAGCTTCAAGGGCGGCTATCGCGGCCAGCGCCAGCGCTGGTTCGCCTTCGCCTTTACCGGCTCCGAGGACGAGATCGAAGTGGACGCCCCCGGCGGCGGCAAGTTTGCCGCCGAATTCAACGCCTGGCGCTGGGAAAATCTCAGCCATACACCGTCGCTGATCGTACCCTTCAAGCGTCAGGCTTATGAAAAAGTCGCTGCCGCCTTCGCCGATATCCCGCGCCGCTTCGCCCCGCCTCAGCCATGA
- a CDS encoding S41 family peptidase, producing MRFPILGAAAILAVLLVPASVLIAQDQAPNPAPAEEIPVPPNPTGEEPEPSAAEKAREPRDPLEIYADLNLFGEIFDRIRAEYVDPPDEKELIRAAIQGMLTSLDPHSGYLPPSDYNETREDISGQFGGLGVEIIMEDHLIRVVSPIDETPAARAGILTNDLIVEIDGQPVQGMTQDEAVDKMRGPVNTKVTITIMREGVADPLEFELTRGIISMRAVRWSMEDDVALLRLSRFSEQAFVGIERAVEAIYDERDGVPPKGIILDLRNNPGGLVDQSVYVADAFLNRGAVVLTRGRTESESARYDAMPDELDAQLADVPMVVLINGGSASASEIVAGALQDHKRATVVGTRSFGKGSVQSIISLGPDGAMRLTTARYYTPNNRSIQALGITPDIEVKQVVPEEFQGRDEIIGEAGLAGHITIEGQEESTVGSSVYVPVEQTEDAQLQYALRLINGEETDPAYPPRAE from the coding sequence ATGCGTTTCCCAATTCTTGGCGCCGCCGCCATTCTGGCGGTTTTGCTGGTGCCGGCTTCCGTGCTGATTGCCCAGGATCAGGCGCCCAATCCGGCGCCCGCCGAGGAAATTCCCGTCCCGCCCAATCCCACCGGCGAGGAGCCCGAACCCAGTGCCGCCGAAAAGGCCAGGGAACCGCGCGATCCGCTGGAAATCTATGCGGACCTCAACCTGTTCGGTGAGATTTTCGACCGCATCCGCGCCGAATATGTCGATCCGCCCGATGAAAAGGAGCTGATCCGCGCCGCCATCCAGGGCATGCTGACCTCGCTCGATCCCCATTCCGGCTATCTGCCGCCCTCCGATTACAACGAGACCCGCGAAGACATATCCGGCCAGTTCGGCGGCCTGGGCGTCGAGATCATCATGGAAGACCATCTGATCAGGGTCGTCTCCCCCATCGACGAAACCCCGGCGGCCCGGGCCGGCATCCTGACCAACGACCTGATCGTGGAGATCGACGGTCAGCCGGTTCAGGGCATGACCCAGGACGAAGCCGTCGATAAGATGCGCGGTCCGGTCAACACCAAGGTCACCATCACCATCATGCGCGAAGGGGTCGCCGACCCTCTGGAATTCGAGCTGACCCGCGGCATCATCTCGATGCGCGCCGTCCGCTGGTCCATGGAAGACGACGTGGCGCTTCTGCGCCTGTCCCGTTTCTCCGAACAGGCCTTTGTCGGCATCGAGCGCGCCGTCGAAGCCATCTATGACGAACGCGATGGCGTCCCGCCCAAGGGCATCATTCTCGACTTGCGCAACAATCCCGGCGGGCTCGTGGATCAATCCGTCTATGTGGCCGATGCCTTCCTCAATCGCGGCGCCGTGGTGCTGACCCGTGGCCGCACCGAAAGCGAAAGCGCCCGCTACGACGCCATGCCCGACGAACTCGACGCCCAACTCGCCGATGTGCCCATGGTCGTCTTGATCAATGGCGGCTCCGCTTCGGCCTCCGAGATCGTCGCCGGCGCCCTGCAGGATCACAAGCGGGCCACGGTCGTGGGCACCCGCTCCTTCGGCAAAGGCTCGGTCCAGTCCATCATCTCGCTGGGTCCGGACGGCGCCATGCGGCTGACCACGGCGCGCTATTACACGCCCAATAACCGGTCGATCCAGGCGCTCGGCATCACCCCGGATATCGAGGTCAAGCAGGTGGTGCCCGAGGAATTCCAGGGTCGCGACGAGATCATCGGCGAGGCCGGCCTGGCCGGCCACATCACTATCGAGGGCCAGGAGGAATCCACTGTCGGCTCCTCCGTCTATGTGCCGGTGGAACAGACCGAGGATGCGCAATTGCAATATGCTCTTCGCCTGATCAACGGCGAGGAGACCGACCCGGCCTATCCGCCCCGTGCGGAGTGA
- a CDS encoding F0F1 ATP synthase subunit epsilon — protein MAEGLKIEIVSPERLVLSEVAQAVTVPGTEGYFTVMHDHAPFMTTLKPGFITVARDGGVAQVYFVKGGFADVSPSGLTILAEQSVPFTEFDHADLQAQIKAAEEELNRAGTPEDKSYAQEVVSALLNLAMEAQHIDGAHVH, from the coding sequence ATGGCTGAAGGCCTCAAGATCGAGATCGTGTCGCCCGAACGGCTGGTGCTGTCGGAAGTGGCGCAGGCGGTGACGGTGCCGGGGACCGAAGGCTATTTCACCGTCATGCACGATCACGCGCCGTTCATGACGACGCTGAAGCCCGGCTTCATCACCGTGGCCCGGGATGGCGGCGTCGCCCAGGTCTATTTCGTCAAGGGCGGCTTCGCCGACGTTTCGCCGAGCGGGCTGACCATCCTGGCCGAGCAATCGGTGCCCTTCACCGAATTCGACCATGCCGATCTGCAGGCGCAGATCAAGGCGGCCGAGGAAGAGCTCAACCGCGCCGGGACCCCCGAGGATAAATCCTATGCGCAGGAAGTGGTTTCGGCCCTGCTCAACCTCGCCATGGAAGCCCAGCATATCGACGGGGCCCATGTCCACTGA
- a CDS encoding divergent polysaccharide deacetylase family protein, with amino-acid sequence MANDLSTPLTGRKRRKKHRAGPFHFPLARLLFLAIVLILGGAALRIALVEDPEGGRPSLDVAITSTRDGNVIANNVASGPATITADPQQFPAGDSPDAAIPPPPLDGAASQARDHSGILPDLSEETANGPIPRMSNAGLTPFLAYRRPVPALAEDAPRIAIIITGLGINEQGSLDAIDALPDDVTLAFAPYGRSLSQTVASARAAGHEVMLEVPMEPFDYPQNDPGPHTILTGETPRANLEKLFWLMARFGGYFGVINNMGARFTASAADMAPILEEFGARGIGYIDDGGSNRSVAAQLAGANKVPFARASLMVDANPARASILAALASLEAQAMDAGSAIGIVSALPISVQTVSEWARELDARGIALVPASALMQ; translated from the coding sequence ATGGCCAATGATCTGTCCACGCCATTGACCGGGCGCAAGCGCCGGAAAAAGCACCGCGCCGGGCCTTTTCACTTCCCGCTGGCGCGGCTGCTGTTTCTGGCGATCGTCCTGATCCTGGGCGGCGCGGCCTTGCGCATCGCCCTGGTCGAGGACCCCGAGGGCGGCCGGCCCAGCCTCGATGTCGCCATCACCTCCACTCGCGACGGCAATGTCATCGCCAACAATGTCGCCAGCGGCCCCGCCACGATCACTGCCGATCCCCAGCAATTCCCCGCCGGGGACAGCCCGGACGCCGCAATCCCGCCGCCGCCGCTTGATGGCGCGGCCAGCCAGGCCCGGGACCATTCCGGCATCCTGCCCGACCTGAGCGAGGAGACGGCCAATGGCCCCATTCCCCGCATGTCCAATGCCGGCCTGACCCCATTCCTTGCCTATCGCCGGCCGGTGCCGGCCCTGGCGGAAGACGCTCCCCGCATCGCCATCATCATCACCGGCCTCGGCATCAATGAGCAGGGCTCGCTCGACGCCATCGACGCCCTGCCCGACGACGTCACCCTGGCCTTCGCGCCCTATGGCCGCTCGCTGAGCCAGACGGTGGCCTCCGCCCGCGCCGCCGGGCACGAGGTCATGCTCGAAGTGCCCATGGAGCCCTTTGACTATCCACAAAACGATCCGGGGCCGCATACGATCCTGACCGGCGAGACGCCGCGGGCCAATCTTGAAAAGCTGTTCTGGCTCATGGCCCGTTTCGGCGGCTATTTCGGCGTCATCAACAATATGGGGGCGCGCTTCACCGCCTCGGCCGCCGACATGGCGCCGATCCTCGAAGAATTCGGCGCCAGGGGCATTGGCTATATCGACGATGGCGGCTCCAACCGCTCCGTCGCCGCGCAATTGGCCGGCGCCAACAAGGTGCCCTTCGCCCGCGCCAGCCTGATGGTGGACGCCAATCCCGCCCGCGCCTCCATTCTCGCGGCCCTGGCCAGCCTTGAGGCCCAGGCCATGGATGCGGGCAGCGCTATTGGCATTGTCAGCGCCTTGCCCATATCGGTGCAGACAGTGTCCGAATGGGCGCGGGAACTCGACGCCAGGGGCATTGCCCTGGTGCCGGCCAGCGCCCTGATGCAGTAA
- a CDS encoding aspartate/glutamate racemase family protein: MKTIGLIGGMSWESTAHYYRVLNRETATRLGGLHSAPLLVHSLDFAPIAKMQAEGQWDVAGRELNAAALGLQQAGAQLLGLATNTMHVVADLVTEGIAIPFIHIADPTADALLADGYDTIGLLGTRFTMEMAFYKDRLAARGLGVLVPEVERTNLDGIIYEELCKGILREQSRRIYVNAIERLAARGAQAVILGCTEIGMLIDDSVSPLPCYDTTDLHARALVSAALA; this comes from the coding sequence ATGAAGACCATCGGGCTCATCGGCGGCATGAGTTGGGAATCGACGGCCCATTACTATCGTGTGCTCAATCGGGAAACCGCCACGCGTCTCGGCGGGCTGCATTCGGCGCCGCTGCTCGTCCATTCCCTCGATTTCGCCCCCATCGCCAAGATGCAGGCCGAGGGCCAATGGGATGTGGCCGGACGCGAACTCAACGCCGCGGCGCTGGGGCTCCAGCAGGCCGGCGCCCAGCTGCTGGGTCTGGCCACCAATACCATGCATGTGGTCGCCGATCTGGTGACCGAGGGGATCGCCATTCCCTTCATCCACATCGCCGACCCCACCGCCGATGCCCTGCTCGCCGACGGCTATGACACGATCGGCCTGCTGGGCACGCGCTTCACCATGGAAATGGCTTTCTACAAGGACCGCCTGGCGGCGCGCGGTCTCGGCGTGCTGGTGCCGGAGGTGGAGCGCACCAATCTCGACGGCATCATCTATGAGGAACTCTGCAAGGGCATATTGCGCGAGCAATCGCGGCGCATCTATGTGAACGCCATCGAGCGCCTCGCCGCGCGCGGCGCCCAGGCGGTGATTCTCGGCTGCACCGAAATCGGCATGCTGATCGATGACAGCGTCAGCCCGCTGCCCTGCTACGACACCACCGACCTGCATGCCCGTGCCCTGGTCAGCGCGGCTTTGGCGTAG
- a CDS encoding F0F1 ATP synthase subunit delta — protein MAAQNSVLTQIARPYASALFDLAKGENQLAQVETGLSDISRLIGESEDFSRYLRSPVIPGDIKASALDAVLGKAKVNPLVGNFLRIVARNGRLFALDQIIVAFRELAAAGRGETHAEVTSAAPLTDAQAKALAETLKAKLGKTVTLNQFVDPSLIGGLQVKVGSQMIDSSLKTKLAAMKIAMKEVG, from the coding sequence TTGGCAGCGCAGAATTCAGTGCTTACCCAGATCGCGCGGCCATATGCGTCGGCGCTGTTCGATCTCGCCAAGGGCGAGAATCAACTGGCCCAGGTGGAAACCGGGCTTTCCGATATTTCCCGGCTGATCGGTGAAAGCGAGGATTTCTCCCGCTATCTCCGCTCCCCGGTCATTCCCGGCGACATCAAGGCCTCGGCGCTCGATGCCGTTCTGGGCAAGGCCAAGGTCAATCCGCTGGTCGGCAATTTCCTGCGGATCGTGGCGCGCAATGGGCGCCTGTTCGCGCTGGACCAGATCATCGTGGCCTTTCGCGAACTGGCCGCCGCCGGCCGTGGCGAGACCCATGCCGAGGTGACCTCGGCGGCCCCGCTCACCGATGCGCAGGCCAAGGCATTGGCCGAAACGCTGAAGGCCAAGCTGGGCAAGACCGTCACGCTCAATCAATTCGTTGATCCCTCGCTGATCGGCGGCCTTCAGGTGAAGGTCGGCAGCCAGATGATCGACTCTTCGCTCAAGACAAAACTCGCTGCGATGAAGATCGCCATGAAAGAGGTCGGATAA
- the atpA gene encoding F0F1 ATP synthase subunit alpha has protein sequence MDIKAAEISAILKDQIKNFGQEAQVSEVGQVLSVGDGIARVYGLDNVQAGELVEFPGGIKGMALNLETDNVGVVIFGNDRSIKEGDVVKRTGAIVDTPVGPGLLGRVVDGLGNPIDGKGPIEHSERRRVDVKAPGILPRKSVHEPMSTGLKAIDALIPIGRGQRELIIGDRQTGKSAIILDTFLNQKAAHDANASETEKLYCIYVAIGQKRSTVAQFVKQLEEAGALQYSVVIAATASDPAPLQYIAPFTGCTIGEFFRDNGMHAVIAYDDLTKQAVAYRQMSLLLRRPPGREAYPGDVFYLHSRLLERAAKLNEDHGLGSLTALPVIETQANDVSAYIPTNVISITDGQIFLETNLFFQGIRPAVNVGLSVSRVGSSAQVKAMKQVAGSLKGELSQYREMAAFAQFGSDLDAATQRLLNRGARLTELLKQPQFSPLKTEEQVAVIFAGGEGYLDSIAVDKVQDFEKHVLSNLRSKHADLLSTIATDKALSDDTRAKLKSALDEIKKTYAA, from the coding sequence ATGGACATCAAAGCCGCGGAAATCTCTGCGATCCTCAAGGACCAGATCAAGAATTTCGGACAGGAAGCCCAGGTTTCCGAGGTCGGCCAGGTGCTCTCGGTCGGTGACGGCATCGCCCGCGTCTATGGCCTCGACAATGTGCAGGCCGGCGAGCTCGTCGAATTTCCCGGCGGCATCAAGGGCATGGCGCTGAACCTCGAAACCGACAATGTCGGCGTGGTGATCTTCGGCAATGACCGCTCCATCAAGGAAGGCGACGTCGTCAAGCGCACCGGCGCCATCGTCGACACCCCCGTGGGCCCGGGCCTGCTCGGCCGCGTGGTCGACGGTCTCGGCAATCCGATCGACGGCAAGGGCCCGATCGAGCATAGCGAGCGCCGCCGCGTCGACGTCAAGGCGCCGGGCATCCTGCCGCGCAAGTCGGTGCATGAGCCGATGTCCACCGGCCTCAAGGCCATCGACGCGCTGATCCCGATCGGCCGTGGCCAGCGCGAGCTGATCATCGGTGACCGTCAGACCGGCAAGTCCGCCATCATTCTCGACACCTTCCTCAACCAGAAGGCCGCGCATGACGCCAATGCGTCGGAAACCGAGAAGCTCTATTGCATCTATGTCGCCATCGGGCAGAAGCGCTCGACGGTGGCCCAGTTCGTCAAGCAGCTCGAAGAAGCCGGCGCGCTGCAATATTCGGTGGTCATCGCCGCAACCGCCTCCGACCCGGCGCCGCTGCAATATATCGCGCCCTTCACCGGCTGCACCATCGGCGAGTTCTTCCGCGACAATGGCATGCATGCCGTGATCGCCTATGACGATCTGACCAAGCAGGCCGTGGCCTATCGCCAGATGAGCCTGTTGCTGCGTCGTCCGCCCGGTCGCGAAGCCTATCCGGGCGACGTGTTCTACCTGCATTCCCGCCTGCTCGAGCGCGCCGCCAAGCTGAACGAAGACCATGGTCTGGGTTCGCTCACCGCGCTGCCGGTCATCGAGACCCAGGCCAATGACGTGTCGGCCTATATTCCGACCAATGTGATCTCGATCACCGATGGCCAGATCTTCCTCGAAACCAACCTGTTCTTCCAGGGCATCCGCCCGGCGGTGAACGTAGGTCTGTCAGTGAGCCGCGTGGGCTCTTCGGCACAGGTCAAGGCGATGAAGCAGGTTGCCGGCTCGCTGAAGGGCGAGTTGTCGCAATATCGCGAAATGGCGGCCTTCGCCCAGTTCGGTTCCGACCTCGACGCCGCGACCCAGCGCCTGCTCAATCGCGGGGCGCGCCTGACCGAGCTGCTCAAGCAGCCGCAGTTCAGCCCGCTCAAGACCGAAGAGCAGGTGGCGGTGATCTTTGCCGGCGGCGAGGGCTATCTGGACTCGATCGCGGTCGACAAGGTGCAGGATTTCGAAAAGCACGTGCTGAGCAATCTGCGCTCTAAGCATGCCGACCTGCTCTCGACCATCGCCACCGACAAGGCGTTGAGCGACGACACCCGCGCCAAGCTGAAGTCGGCTCTGGACGAGATCAAGAAGACCTACGCGGCTTAA
- a CDS encoding F0F1 ATP synthase subunit gamma yields MPSLKDLKNRIDSVRSTQKITKAMQMVAAAKLRRAQEAAEAARPYAERMGEVLAALGAVYDGQENAPVLLGGTGKDQVHLLVVATGERGLAGGFNSSIARLAREHAQKLISQGKTVKILTVGRKGHDILRRQYSELIVDTFNFREIKQVGFTQAQLVAEKVLALFAAGEFDVATLFFAKFGSVISQVPTAQQIIPAKLEKTEGEGEVAAAAVPYEYEPSEEAIVEDLLPRNISVQVLRALLENSASFYGAQMSAMDNATRNAGEMINALQLSYNRQRQAQITKELIEIISGAEAL; encoded by the coding sequence ATGCCGTCGCTAAAGGACCTCAAGAACCGGATCGACTCGGTCAGATCGACCCAGAAGATCACCAAGGCCATGCAGATGGTGGCGGCGGCCAAGCTCCGTCGCGCCCAGGAAGCTGCGGAAGCCGCTCGCCCCTATGCCGAACGCATGGGCGAGGTGCTGGCAGCGCTCGGCGCGGTCTATGACGGGCAGGAAAACGCCCCGGTGCTGCTCGGCGGCACTGGCAAGGACCAGGTGCATCTGCTGGTGGTCGCCACCGGCGAGCGCGGCCTGGCGGGCGGCTTCAACTCCTCCATTGCCCGCCTGGCGCGCGAACATGCCCAGAAGCTGATCAGCCAGGGCAAGACGGTCAAGATCCTGACCGTGGGCCGCAAGGGTCACGATATCCTGCGCCGGCAATATTCGGAACTGATCGTGGACACGTTCAATTTCCGCGAGATCAAGCAGGTGGGCTTCACCCAGGCCCAGCTGGTCGCGGAAAAGGTGCTGGCCCTGTTCGCCGCCGGCGAATTCGACGTGGCGACGCTGTTCTTCGCCAAGTTCGGCAGCGTGATCAGCCAGGTGCCGACGGCCCAGCAGATCATCCCGGCCAAGCTGGAAAAGACCGAAGGCGAGGGCGAAGTGGCCGCTGCCGCGGTGCCTTACGAATACGAGCCGAGCGAAGAAGCGATCGTCGAGGACCTGCTGCCGCGCAATATCAGCGTGCAGGTGCTGCGGGCGCTGCTCGAAAATTCCGCCTCGTTCTACGGGGCGCAGATGTCCGCCATGGACAATGCGACCCGCAATGCCGGCGAAATGATCAATGCGCTGCAACTGAGCTATAACCGCCAGCGGCAGGCCCAGATCACCAAAGAACTCATCGAAATCATCTCGGGCGCCGAAGCGCTCTAA
- a CDS encoding TAXI family TRAP transporter solute-binding subunit: MKHFLAPALAATAMLASAMPAAAQQQQFVTIGTGGVTGVYYAAGGAICRLMNETRADHGFRCSVESTAASVYNLNAIRQGELDFGVTQSDVMYYAVNGEVDFAEQGPWDGMRAVFSLHPEPFTLVARADAGIENFEDLAGKRVNIGAPGSGTQTSMDIILDGVGMSRDDFALTSELRPDEHGPALCDNQIDAFFYGVGHPSANIADPTTTCGAQLVSIQGDFVDTLVDENPYYAYATIPGGTYSNNPEDTQTFGVLAALAVSEDTSEDAVYALVKAVFDNFDAFKALHPAFGNLQEQNMVVDGLSAPLHPGAERYYNERGWL, from the coding sequence ATGAAGCACTTTTTAGCACCGGCTCTGGCTGCTACCGCGATGCTCGCTAGCGCCATGCCTGCCGCTGCCCAGCAGCAGCAATTCGTCACCATCGGCACTGGCGGCGTTACCGGCGTCTATTATGCTGCCGGTGGTGCGATCTGCCGCCTGATGAACGAAACCCGTGCCGACCATGGCTTCCGCTGCTCGGTGGAATCCACGGCTGCCTCGGTTTACAACCTCAATGCCATCCGCCAGGGCGAGCTCGATTTCGGCGTCACCCAGTCGGACGTGATGTATTATGCCGTCAATGGCGAGGTCGACTTTGCCGAGCAGGGCCCCTGGGATGGCATGCGCGCCGTGTTCTCGCTGCATCCCGAGCCGTTCACCCTGGTCGCCCGCGCCGATGCCGGCATCGAGAATTTCGAGGACCTGGCGGGCAAGCGCGTCAATATCGGCGCCCCCGGTTCGGGCACCCAGACCTCGATGGACATCATCCTTGACGGCGTCGGCATGAGCCGCGACGACTTCGCCCTGACCTCCGAACTGCGTCCGGACGAGCATGGCCCGGCCCTGTGCGACAACCAGATCGACGCCTTCTTCTATGGCGTGGGCCACCCTTCGGCCAATATCGCCGACCCGACCACGACCTGCGGCGCGCAGCTGGTCTCGATCCAGGGCGATTTCGTCGACACTCTCGTCGATGAAAATCCCTATTACGCCTATGCCACCATTCCGGGCGGCACCTATTCCAACAACCCGGAAGACACGCAGACTTTCGGCGTTCTGGCCGCCTTGGCCGTGTCCGAAGACACCTCCGAAGACGCCGTCTATGCTCTCGTCAAGGCCGTGTTCGACAATTTCGACGCGTTCAAGGCGCTGCATCCGGCCTTTGGCAATCTGCAGGAGCAGAACATGGTCGTTGACGGCCTCTCCGCTCCCCTGCATCCGGGCGCCGAGCGTTATTATAACGAGCGTGGCTGGCTGTAA
- the atpD gene encoding F0F1 ATP synthase subunit beta translates to MAEKKAGRVSQVIGAVVDVVFDSHLPAILNALETTNNGQRLVLEVAQHLGENAVRAIAMDTTEGLVRGAEVTDLGTAITVPVGEATLGRIMNVIGEPIDEAGPISGEAKREIHQDAPAFAEQNPESQVLVTGIKVVDLIAPYARGGKVGLMGGAGVGKTVLIQELINNVAKAHGGYSVFAGVGERTREGNDLYHEMIESGVNKDPKAHDGSTAGSKCALVFGQMNEPPGARARVALTGLTIAENFRDQGQDVLFFVDNIFRFTQAGAEMSALLGRIPSAVGYQPTLATDMGAMQERITTTNKGSITSVQAVYVPADDLTDPAPATSFAHFDAVTVLNRAISEKGIYPAVDPLASNSRILDPLTVGQDHYEVARDVQAILQKYKALQDIIAILGMDELSEEDKLTVARARKIERFMSQPFDVAEVFTGTPGVFVALEDTIKGFKGLVAGDYDHLPEAAFYMVGTIDDAVAKAQKLAAQAA, encoded by the coding sequence ATGGCAGAAAAGAAGGCCGGTCGCGTTTCGCAGGTCATTGGCGCCGTCGTTGACGTGGTGTTCGACAGTCACCTGCCCGCCATCCTGAACGCACTTGAAACCACCAATAACGGCCAGCGCCTGGTGCTGGAAGTTGCCCAGCACCTGGGCGAAAACGCCGTGCGCGCCATCGCCATGGACACCACCGAAGGCCTGGTGCGCGGCGCCGAAGTGACCGATCTGGGCACCGCCATCACCGTTCCCGTCGGGGAAGCGACCCTGGGCCGCATCATGAACGTCATCGGCGAGCCGATCGACGAGGCCGGCCCGATCTCGGGTGAAGCCAAGCGCGAAATCCACCAGGATGCACCGGCTTTCGCCGAACAGAACCCGGAAAGCCAGGTTCTGGTCACCGGCATCAAGGTGGTGGACCTGATCGCCCCCTATGCACGTGGCGGCAAGGTCGGCCTGATGGGCGGCGCCGGCGTGGGCAAGACGGTGCTGATCCAGGAACTGATCAACAACGTCGCCAAGGCGCATGGCGGTTATTCGGTCTTTGCCGGCGTCGGCGAACGCACCCGCGAAGGCAATGACCTTTACCACGAAATGATCGAATCGGGGGTGAACAAGGACCCCAAGGCGCATGACGGCTCGACCGCCGGTTCCAAATGCGCACTGGTGTTCGGCCAGATGAACGAGCCTCCCGGCGCCCGTGCCCGCGTGGCGCTGACCGGCCTCACCATCGCCGAGAATTTCCGCGACCAGGGCCAGGACGTGCTGTTCTTCGTCGACAACATCTTCCGCTTCACCCAGGCCGGCGCCGAAATGTCGGCACTGCTGGGCCGCATCCCCTCCGCCGTGGGGTATCAGCCGACGCTGGCCACCGATATGGGCGCGATGCAGGAGCGCATCACCACCACCAATAAGGGCTCGATCACCTCGGTGCAGGCCGTGTATGTGCCGGCCGACGACTTGACCGACCCGGCCCCGGCCACCTCCTTTGCCCACTTCGACGCCGTGACCGTGCTCAACCGCGCGATTTCGGAAAAGGGCATCTATCCGGCCGTGGACCCGCTGGCCTCCAATTCGCGTATTCTCGATCCGCTGACCGTGGGCCAGGACCATTATGAAGTGGCCCGCGACGTGCAGGCGATCCTGCAGAAGTACAAGGCCCTGCAGGACATCATCGCCATTCTGGGCATGGACGAGCTGTCCGAAGAGGACAAGCTGACCGTGGCCCGTGCCCGCAAGATCGAGCGCTTCATGAGCCAGCCCTTCGACGTGGCCGAAGTGTTCACCGGCACGCCGGGCGTGTTCGTGGCGCTGGAAGACACCATCAAGGGCTTCAAGGGTCTGGTGGCCGGCGATTACGACCATCTTCCGGAAGCGGCCTTCTACATGGTCGGCACCATCGACGATGCCGTCGCCAAGGCGCAGAAGCTGGCCGCCCAGGCCGCCTAA